The following proteins are encoded in a genomic region of Paenibacillus sp. FSL R7-0273:
- a CDS encoding LutB/LldF family L-lactate oxidation iron-sulfur protein produces MSLKTDKREFGERTADGIGNAFMRSAVSSAQDSLKTRRLTAATALGDWEAWRLVGKTIRQHTLKNLDFYLNQLADNIEAKGGHIYFAATKEEASSYIRDVVVSKQARKIVKSKSMVTEEIEMNKVLLEAGCDLIETDLGEYILQIDDWDPPSHIVAPALHKDRNQIKRVFTEKLGYTGDESPEKLARHARTVLRQKFLEADVGITGCNFAVANMGAINLVTNEGNGDLTAAIPKTQIAVMGMERIVPTMEEMEVLDNLLCRSAVGQKLTSYITVMGPKAAGESDGPDEFHLVVVDNGRSEILGSEFNEALQCIRCGACLNVCPVYRHIGGHAYGSIYPGPIGAVITPLLGGYDDYKELPYASSLCGACTDVCPVKIPLHEQLIMHRQNIVKEKRTGAADRFQMKAASRLLSSPSMFGKVLRLANPGSRMMSKHGRIVRGPGLIQGWVGVRDLNQPVKQADSFRTWMKERQGGTKQ; encoded by the coding sequence ATGAGCCTGAAGACTGATAAAAGGGAATTCGGCGAACGGACGGCGGACGGGATCGGTAATGCTTTTATGCGCAGTGCCGTAAGCTCCGCACAGGACAGCCTTAAGACCAGACGGCTTACTGCCGCTACCGCTCTCGGGGACTGGGAGGCCTGGAGGCTTGTCGGCAAGACCATCCGCCAGCATACCCTGAAGAACCTGGATTTCTATCTGAACCAGCTGGCAGATAACATTGAGGCCAAAGGCGGTCATATCTATTTTGCCGCAACCAAGGAAGAGGCCAGCAGCTATATCCGGGACGTTGTCGTCTCGAAGCAGGCCCGAAAAATCGTCAAATCAAAGTCTATGGTCACTGAGGAAATTGAAATGAACAAGGTGCTGCTCGAAGCCGGCTGTGACCTGATCGAGACCGATCTTGGCGAATATATATTGCAGATCGATGACTGGGACCCGCCTTCACATATCGTGGCACCCGCCCTTCATAAAGACCGAAACCAGATTAAGCGGGTATTCACAGAAAAGCTTGGTTATACAGGAGATGAAAGCCCGGAGAAGCTGGCCCGTCACGCCCGTACAGTTCTGCGCCAGAAATTTCTGGAGGCGGATGTCGGGATAACCGGCTGCAATTTTGCCGTAGCCAATATGGGGGCAATCAATCTGGTAACCAATGAAGGCAACGGTGATCTGACTGCCGCTATTCCCAAGACCCAGATCGCTGTTATGGGGATGGAGCGGATTGTACCGACCATGGAGGAAATGGAGGTGCTGGACAATCTGCTGTGCCGGAGCGCTGTCGGGCAAAAGCTGACCAGCTATATCACCGTTATGGGGCCCAAGGCAGCGGGAGAAAGCGACGGACCTGATGAATTCCATCTCGTGGTCGTCGATAACGGCCGGTCCGAGATTCTGGGAAGCGAATTCAACGAAGCCTTACAATGCATCCGCTGCGGTGCCTGCCTGAACGTCTGCCCGGTCTACCGGCATATCGGCGGGCATGCTTACGGCTCCATCTATCCCGGCCCGATCGGTGCGGTCATTACACCGCTGCTTGGCGGATATGATGATTATAAGGAGCTGCCCTACGCCTCCAGCCTGTGCGGAGCCTGCACAGATGTCTGTCCGGTCAAAATCCCGCTGCACGAGCAGCTCATTATGCACCGGCAAAATATCGTGAAGGAGAAGCGGACCGGCGCTGCCGACCGCTTCCAGATGAAAGCGGCAAGCCGGCTGCTCTCCTCCCCTTCCATGTTCGGCAAGGTGCTTCGGCTAGCCAATCCGGGCAGCCGGATGATGAGCAAACACGGCAGAATCGTCCGGGGACCTGGCCTGATCCAGGGCTGGGTTGGCGTACGCGATCTGAATCAGCCAGTCAAGCAAGCGGACAGCTTCCGTACTTGGATGAAGGAACGTCAGGGAGGTACAAAACAATGA
- a CDS encoding (Fe-S)-binding protein produces the protein MKVSIFSTCLVDLMTPAAGKAMVEVLERLGCELDFPASQVCCGQPTYNSGYLEDSKLAMKNMMLAFEHSDYVVGPSGSCIAMFHEYPKIFKGDPDWELKAVALKEKSYEFTQFIVRVLGITDVGARLEGTATYHRSCHMTRLLGEKETPYQLLEQVRGLQLEPLKNSDNCCGFGGTFSVKMPDISSQMVDEKCESVMETGADILISADMGCLLNIGGRLSRKGVPIKIMHIAEVLNHTGEPAAAKGGLSS, from the coding sequence ATGAAAGTAAGCATCTTTTCGACTTGTTTAGTAGACCTAATGACCCCCGCAGCGGGAAAAGCAATGGTTGAAGTCCTTGAAAGGCTTGGCTGTGAGCTTGATTTTCCGGCTTCGCAGGTCTGCTGCGGCCAGCCCACGTATAACAGCGGGTATCTGGAGGATTCCAAGCTGGCTATGAAAAATATGATGCTCGCCTTTGAGCATTCAGATTATGTCGTCGGCCCCTCCGGCTCCTGCATTGCCATGTTCCATGAGTACCCGAAGATTTTTAAAGGAGATCCGGACTGGGAATTGAAAGCGGTTGCCTTAAAAGAAAAATCGTACGAATTCACCCAATTCATCGTCAGAGTCCTGGGGATTACGGATGTAGGAGCAAGGCTTGAGGGTACGGCAACCTATCACCGTTCCTGCCATATGACCAGACTGCTTGGTGAAAAGGAAACACCGTACCAGCTGCTTGAGCAGGTCCGCGGACTGCAGCTTGAGCCGCTGAAGAACAGCGACAACTGCTGCGGCTTTGGCGGAACCTTTTCGGTGAAAATGCCGGACATCTCCAGCCAGATGGTGGATGAAAAATGCGAAAGTGTAATGGAGACAGGGGCAGATATTCTCATTAGCGCAGACATGGGCTGCCTGCTGAACATCGGCGGCCGGCTGTCCCGCAAAGGGGTCCCTATCAAAATCATGCATATTGCTGAGGTATTGAACCATACCGGCGAACCAGCCGCAGCCAAAGGAGGCCTCTCCTCATGA
- the aldA gene encoding aldehyde dehydrogenase — translation MEKHLMYINGQFTESETQEWMDVTNPSTDEVISQVPKATKNDVVRAIDAADAAQSAWEETPAVERGRYLHAIADGIRAEADSIARLISEEVGKTLELSTVEVNFTADYLDYMAEWARRYEGEIVQSDRDNENIFVFKRAIGVTTGILPWNFPFFLIARKMAPALITGNTIVVKPSVESPNNAIAFTKIVDKVGLPKGVYNLVTGRGGEVGNELASNPKVGMVSLTGSVPAGQKVMEAAAENIIKVSLELGGKAPAIVMADADLELAVKAIVDSRVINTGQVCNCAERVYVHESIKDEFTSRLVEAMKAVKYGNPLVDTGIQMGPLINKAAQDSVQQKVDRAVEEGAKVLLGGKKVEGTGSFFEPTVIADATNKMEIVQDEIFGPVIPIVTFATLDEAIELANDSEFGLTSSLYTQNLNVAMKVIKRLKYGETYINRENFEAMQGFHAGWRKSGIGGADGKHGLNEYLQTQVVYLQYDKSVN, via the coding sequence GTGGAAAAGCATTTGATGTATATCAACGGCCAATTTACCGAATCAGAAACCCAAGAGTGGATGGATGTTACCAACCCGTCAACCGATGAAGTTATTTCACAGGTACCCAAAGCGACCAAAAATGACGTCGTGCGTGCTATCGATGCTGCTGATGCAGCACAGTCAGCCTGGGAAGAAACCCCTGCGGTAGAAAGAGGAAGATATCTGCACGCCATCGCGGACGGAATCCGGGCTGAGGCGGACAGCATTGCCAGGCTTATTTCCGAGGAAGTAGGCAAGACGCTGGAATTGTCCACAGTGGAAGTGAATTTTACGGCAGACTATCTGGATTATATGGCTGAATGGGCACGCCGCTACGAGGGTGAGATTGTCCAGAGCGACCGCGATAACGAGAATATTTTTGTGTTCAAACGGGCCATCGGGGTAACTACAGGGATTCTGCCCTGGAATTTCCCTTTCTTCCTGATTGCCAGAAAAATGGCACCGGCGCTGATTACCGGTAATACGATTGTAGTTAAGCCGAGTGTGGAGTCACCTAATAATGCTATAGCTTTTACCAAAATTGTAGATAAAGTCGGTCTGCCAAAGGGTGTATATAACCTGGTGACAGGCAGAGGCGGCGAGGTCGGCAACGAGCTGGCCAGCAACCCGAAGGTGGGCATGGTCAGCCTGACAGGCAGCGTTCCGGCCGGGCAAAAGGTAATGGAAGCCGCAGCCGAAAATATTATCAAGGTCAGCCTTGAGCTAGGCGGCAAAGCGCCGGCGATTGTAATGGCTGATGCGGATCTGGAGCTGGCGGTAAAAGCGATCGTTGATTCCCGCGTCATCAATACAGGCCAGGTATGTAACTGTGCCGAGCGTGTGTATGTGCATGAATCAATCAAAGATGAATTCACCTCACGGCTGGTTGAGGCCATGAAGGCTGTGAAGTACGGCAATCCGTTAGTTGATACCGGCATCCAGATGGGGCCGCTGATCAACAAGGCCGCCCAGGATTCCGTGCAGCAGAAGGTGGACCGGGCTGTCGAAGAAGGCGCGAAGGTTCTGCTCGGCGGCAAAAAGGTCGAAGGCACCGGCAGCTTCTTTGAGCCGACGGTCATTGCTGATGCTACTAACAAGATGGAAATTGTGCAGGATGAGATTTTTGGTCCGGTTATTCCGATTGTTACATTCGCGACACTGGATGAAGCGATTGAGCTGGCGAATGACAGCGAATTCGGCTTGACCTCGTCGCTCTATACGCAGAACCTGAACGTGGCGATGAAGGTGATCAAGCGGCTAAAATACGGGGAAACCTACATCAACCGCGAGAACTTTGAAGCGATGCAGGGCTTCCACGCCGGCTGGCGCAAATCCGGTATCGGCGGCGCTGACGGCAAGCACGGCCTGAATGAGTATCTGCAGACTCAGGTTGTGTACCTGCAGTATGATAAGTCGGTTAACTGA
- a CDS encoding GNAT family N-acetyltransferase, translated as MNIVELDAVHNQREITRLLEEHRHGADSSIPAYERTMLSLAAYENDSFMGGVTGDVAWNILNVHLLAVDPACRGTGLGAALLAEIENRARQLGCKVSELTTMSWQAPHFYQKQGYEIFGEIKDCPNEGHTKYYLKKRL; from the coding sequence TTGAACATTGTAGAATTGGATGCAGTACACAATCAGCGGGAAATAACGAGGTTACTGGAAGAGCACCGCCATGGTGCGGATAGCAGCATTCCAGCCTATGAGCGGACAATGCTCTCCCTTGCGGCTTACGAAAATGATAGCTTTATGGGCGGGGTAACAGGAGATGTGGCCTGGAACATTCTAAATGTGCACCTGCTGGCAGTCGATCCTGCCTGCAGAGGGACTGGTCTAGGGGCTGCCCTGCTCGCAGAAATTGAAAACCGTGCCCGGCAGCTCGGCTGCAAAGTAAGTGAGCTCACCACTATGAGCTGGCAGGCGCCGCATTTCTATCAGAAGCAGGGCTATGAGATTTTCGGCGAGATCAAGGATTGCCCGAATGAGGGGCATACGAAGTATTATCTGAAGAAGCGGCTTTAA
- a CDS encoding glycoside hydrolase family 88 protein, translated as MLQSKERIWVDSVIGKITAKLDTVSEKSKHKIPYTTVNGTHDDKATQNVSGFDADGICWWTNGFWGGMLWLMYHETGNDKYKEIANRSEELLDKCFQDFYGLHHDVGFMWLPTSVASYKVTKNPDSRKRALHAANLLAGRFNLAGGFIRAWNDLDEGDTRGWAIIDCMFNIPLLYWATEETGDPRFKQIAMRHADTVMSTFVRPDGSVHHIVEFDPFNGGVVRTFGGQGYADGSSWTRGQTWALYGFMMSYIHTGKEEYLQTAKRIAHYFMANIPEDGVIPLDFRQPAEPKLEDDTAAAIAACGLIEIAKAVGELERELYLNAALKLLRALDERSDWSDENDCIIQRGSEAYHKPRNQHHHAIIYGDYYFMEAMFKLKGNDLYLW; from the coding sequence ATGCTACAAAGTAAAGAGCGCATTTGGGTGGATTCCGTAATCGGGAAAATCACAGCCAAGCTGGATACCGTCAGTGAAAAATCAAAACACAAAATTCCTTATACCACCGTTAACGGAACGCATGATGACAAGGCGACACAAAATGTAAGCGGCTTCGATGCCGATGGCATCTGCTGGTGGACGAACGGCTTCTGGGGCGGCATGCTGTGGCTGATGTACCATGAGACCGGCAATGACAAATACAAGGAAATCGCAAATAGATCCGAGGAGCTGCTGGATAAGTGTTTTCAGGACTTCTACGGTCTGCATCATGATGTGGGCTTCATGTGGCTGCCTACCAGTGTTGCCAGCTACAAGGTGACCAAGAATCCGGATTCCCGCAAAAGAGCGCTGCATGCCGCCAATCTGCTGGCCGGCCGGTTTAATCTGGCAGGGGGCTTCATCCGTGCCTGGAATGACCTGGACGAGGGCGATACCAGAGGCTGGGCCATCATCGACTGCATGTTCAACATTCCGCTGCTGTACTGGGCGACCGAGGAGACGGGAGATCCGCGGTTTAAACAAATTGCCATGCGGCATGCCGACACGGTCATGTCTACCTTCGTGCGGCCGGACGGCTCCGTACACCATATTGTCGAGTTCGATCCTTTTAACGGCGGTGTAGTACGTACATTTGGCGGTCAGGGCTATGCGGACGGCTCCTCCTGGACAAGAGGACAGACCTGGGCGCTGTATGGCTTCATGATGAGCTATATCCATACCGGCAAAGAGGAATATCTCCAGACCGCTAAGCGGATTGCCCATTATTTCATGGCTAATATCCCGGAGGACGGTGTCATTCCGCTCGATTTCCGCCAGCCGGCCGAGCCTAAGCTTGAGGATGATACGGCTGCGGCCATTGCCGCCTGCGGATTGATTGAGATTGCCAAGGCTGTAGGAGAGCTGGAGCGTGAGCTGTACCTGAATGCTGCGCTTAAGCTGCTGCGGGCACTTGATGAACGTTCCGACTGGTCGGACGAGAATGACTGCATCATTCAAAGAGGATCTGAGGCTTATCACAAGCCGCGCAACCAGCATCATCATGCGATTATTTACGGGGACTATTATTTCATGGAAGCTATGTTCAAGCTGAAGGGGAATGACCTGTATTTGTGGTAG
- a CDS encoding glycoside hydrolase family 43 protein produces MSHMIKNPVLRGFNPDPSILRVGDDYYIATSTFEWFPGVQIHHSRDLVNWELITRPLNRVSQLDLRGIGASQGIWAPCLTYDNGTFYLIYTVVNSFYVKMYDTPNYLVTTADIRGEWSEPVYLNSYGFDPSLFHDEDGRKYIVSMVTDHRVTKRYRGHLVIQEYSAEEQKMIGEVVTIYASQDTYLEGPHIYKRGGYYYLFAADTGTGEGHGQSMLRARELFGPYEAYKGNSLMTSRDNPDLPLQKAGHGDLVETPNGEWYMVHLCGRPLENRTEKGERKYTLGRETALQKVEWTEDGWLRLANGSVLPDTEVEAPDLPLHPFPVKPARDHFDGAELDISFQSLRVPLDATFYSLSERPGYLRLYGREGLGSKFRQSLIARRWEEHRFTAAAALEFEPSSFKQMAGLILIYDTQNYYYLHVTHHEDLGRCISILSAVNNSYLEPAGYVPLPDNAKRILLRAEVDYDKLQFSYSVDGEDGYEVIGPVLDASTLSDEACQEGWFTGSFAGICCQDLTGFRQPADFDYFEYYNRVQAGAANGHD; encoded by the coding sequence ATGAGCCACATGATCAAGAATCCGGTCCTGCGGGGCTTCAATCCCGATCCGTCCATCCTGCGGGTCGGGGATGATTATTATATCGCCACCTCCACCTTTGAATGGTTCCCGGGTGTGCAGATTCATCATTCCCGGGATCTGGTCAACTGGGAGCTGATTACCCGTCCGCTTAACCGGGTCTCCCAGCTGGACCTACGCGGCATCGGCGCTTCCCAGGGTATCTGGGCACCATGCCTGACTTATGATAACGGCACGTTCTATCTCATTTACACTGTAGTGAATTCCTTTTATGTCAAAATGTACGACACACCCAATTATCTGGTTACCACGGCGGATATCCGCGGGGAGTGGTCTGAGCCGGTCTACCTGAACAGCTACGGGTTCGATCCGTCGCTGTTTCATGATGAGGACGGCCGTAAGTACATCGTAAGCATGGTAACCGATCACCGGGTAACGAAACGCTATAGAGGGCATCTTGTCATCCAGGAGTATTCTGCTGAGGAGCAGAAAATGATTGGTGAGGTTGTAACAATCTATGCGAGCCAGGATACCTATCTGGAGGGTCCGCATATTTATAAGCGGGGAGGCTATTATTACCTGTTCGCTGCGGATACCGGAACAGGGGAAGGCCACGGCCAGAGCATGCTGAGAGCCAGAGAGCTGTTCGGGCCCTACGAGGCTTACAAGGGCAATTCCCTGATGACCTCCAGGGACAATCCCGATCTTCCGCTGCAGAAGGCGGGCCACGGTGATCTGGTCGAAACCCCGAACGGGGAGTGGTACATGGTGCATTTATGCGGCCGTCCCTTAGAGAACCGTACGGAAAAAGGAGAGCGGAAATATACACTCGGGCGTGAAACGGCGCTGCAAAAGGTAGAGTGGACCGAAGACGGCTGGCTGCGCCTGGCGAACGGCTCGGTACTGCCTGATACCGAGGTAGAAGCTCCTGACCTGCCGCTGCACCCGTTCCCGGTGAAGCCGGCAAGGGATCATTTTGACGGTGCTGAGCTGGATATCAGCTTTCAGTCCCTGCGGGTTCCGCTTGACGCTACCTTCTATTCCCTGAGCGAACGGCCCGGTTATCTGCGGCTGTACGGCCGCGAAGGACTTGGCTCGAAGTTCCGGCAGAGCCTGATTGCCAGACGCTGGGAGGAGCATCGTTTCACGGCAGCGGCAGCGCTTGAATTCGAGCCCTCCAGCTTCAAGCAGATGGCCGGCCTGATCCTGATCTATGATACCCAGAACTATTACTATCTCCATGTCACGCATCATGAGGACCTGGGACGGTGCATCAGCATTCTCTCCGCCGTCAACAACAGCTATTTGGAGCCTGCCGGATATGTACCGCTGCCGGATAACGCAAAGCGGATTCTGCTGCGGGCTGAGGTCGATTATGACAAGCTTCAGTTCTCCTATTCTGTAGATGGTGAAGACGGATATGAGGTTATCGGTCCAGTGCTTGATGCAAGTACTTTGTCTGACGAAGCCTGCCAGGAGGGCTGGTTCACCGGGTCATTTGCCGGCATCTGCTGCCAGGATTTAACCGGCTTCCGCCAGCCCGCCGATTTTGATTATTTTGAGTACTATAACAGGGTGCAGGCAGGCGCTGCTAACGGCCATGACTGA
- a CDS encoding dienelactone hydrolase family protein, producing MDFTTDAYIKALYQRTEAVRNNRDLCLTRDEQREWLMGRLKQALGEFPEASAPLNPVLLERIAYKDFILERISYSTEEALHVPVIVLVPKTGSGPWPAVLACHGHGNGQLDAAGLNSDYRELEEPGIHNRFAVQLVKQGMIVVIPEILGFGVRRVAEEMKNGSSPSSCSTLVSQLMLFGRTLAGMRVYEAMRAVDYLSMRKDSDSSRIGIFGFSGGSLIAAYAAALDERIKAAVLCGWTNTFAGSILAMHHCIDNYLPGILQAAEKPELVGLIAPRALFIESGVHDPIFPVQHVHSAITSLEQIYSARDAASRLSYDLHPGSHEIYGKLSVPWLYRMLTNEAVNQG from the coding sequence ATGGATTTTACGACGGATGCTTATATAAAGGCCTTGTATCAACGGACAGAAGCGGTGAGAAACAACAGGGATTTATGCCTGACACGGGACGAACAGCGGGAATGGCTGATGGGCAGACTGAAACAGGCACTGGGAGAGTTCCCGGAGGCTTCAGCTCCACTTAATCCTGTGCTGCTGGAGCGTATTGCATACAAAGATTTTATTCTGGAGCGTATTTCTTATTCTACTGAGGAAGCTCTTCATGTGCCCGTTATCGTGCTGGTTCCCAAGACTGGCAGCGGGCCGTGGCCGGCAGTATTGGCCTGCCACGGACATGGCAACGGACAGCTGGATGCCGCCGGACTGAATTCGGATTACAGGGAATTAGAGGAGCCGGGTATACACAACCGGTTTGCTGTCCAGCTGGTTAAGCAGGGGATGATCGTCGTGATCCCTGAGATCCTGGGCTTTGGGGTGCGCCGGGTCGCAGAGGAGATGAAGAACGGTTCCAGTCCAAGCTCCTGCAGCACCCTGGTTTCACAGCTAATGTTATTCGGCAGGACGCTTGCCGGAATGAGAGTCTATGAAGCGATGCGGGCAGTTGATTATCTCTCTATGCGGAAGGATAGTGATTCTTCCCGGATCGGGATATTCGGCTTCTCCGGAGGCAGTCTGATTGCCGCCTATGCCGCCGCGCTGGATGAACGGATCAAAGCGGCTGTGCTGTGCGGCTGGACGAACACCTTTGCCGGCAGCATACTGGCTATGCATCACTGCATTGATAATTATTTGCCCGGGATCTTACAGGCTGCCGAGAAGCCGGAGCTGGTTGGTTTAATCGCCCCCAGAGCCCTGTTCATTGAATCGGGCGTCCATGATCCGATCTTCCCTGTGCAGCACGTGCATTCTGCCATCACCAGCCTGGAGCAAATATACTCGGCCCGGGATGCCGCGTCCCGGCTGTCGTATGATCTTCATCCCGGCAGCCATGAGATTTACGGAAAGCTCTCCGTGCCGTGGCTTTACCGGATGCTGACCAATGAGGCTGTAAATCAGGGTTAG
- a CDS encoding LysR family transcriptional regulator, whose protein sequence is MNNFELYKVFYWAAKTGSLSQAAKVLFITQPSVSHAIKQLEDSFGLTLFNRNSKGVTLTPEGAALYSYIEQSHILITQAEKKMTELKNLDNGELRIGGSDSLFKHYLLPFIETFHQHYPGIRLHLIHGTTPEVISYLKEGQVDLGVVRIPIADPQLEVWQGLQLQDCFVAGSSHYPELNDKVLTIEELLRHPIILFSRRSRARAAVSDLFRGYGYELKPEIEVGSVGLLIEFARKGLGISFVTREFVSKELEEGSLFEIKLDVQLPPAQVGIMTMRNMPLTTAASKFIEITGTV, encoded by the coding sequence GTTTATCACCCAACCGAGCGTCAGCCATGCCATCAAGCAACTCGAGGACAGCTTTGGCCTTACCCTGTTCAACCGCAATTCCAAGGGCGTTACCCTTACACCGGAGGGAGCCGCACTCTACTCCTACATTGAGCAGTCGCATATCCTCATCACCCAGGCGGAGAAGAAGATGACCGAGCTCAAAAATCTCGATAACGGCGAGCTGCGGATCGGCGGCAGTGATTCCCTGTTTAAGCACTACCTGCTGCCCTTTATTGAAACCTTCCACCAGCATTACCCCGGCATCCGGCTGCATCTGATCCACGGAACCACCCCGGAAGTCATCTCTTATCTAAAAGAGGGCCAGGTCGATCTGGGCGTCGTCCGCATTCCGATTGCCGATCCCCAGCTTGAGGTGTGGCAGGGGCTCCAGCTGCAGGACTGCTTTGTCGCCGGCAGCAGCCACTATCCGGAGCTGAATGATAAGGTGCTTACCATTGAAGAGCTGCTGCGCCATCCCATCATTCTCTTTTCCCGCAGAAGCCGTGCCCGTGCGGCGGTAAGCGACCTGTTCCGGGGCTACGGCTATGAGCTGAAGCCGGAAATCGAGGTCGGCAGCGTCGGTCTGCTGATCGAATTTGCCCGCAAAGGGCTCGGTATCTCGTTCGTAACCCGCGAGTTTGTCTCCAAGGAACTGGAGGAAGGCTCGCTGTTCGAGATTAAGCTGGATGTCCAGCTGCCCCCGGCACAGGTCGGCATCATGACCATGCGCAACATGCCGCTGACCACGGCGGCGAGCAAGTTTATTGAGATTACGGGGACGGTGTGA